A window of the Mucilaginibacter sp. cycad4 genome harbors these coding sequences:
- a CDS encoding pyrroloquinoline quinone-dependent dehydrogenase: MKAYYFIGTGFVILCILMIHVSFKPDNEKSYQGWKVYGGNNEHNHYSSLTDIDTNNVSKLQVAWQYHTQDAGNLTQIQVNPIIIDGILYGVSPKLKLFAVDAATGKERWSFDPVPVKSEGPVGAFFNMNVCRGVTYYKGGENDQRIFYSASSNLYCINASTGKPVTSFGESGKIDLHDNLGRDVKNLYVASTSPGTIYKNLIIVGTRVSEDAAAAPGHIRAYDVHTGALRWIFHTIPQPGEYGYNTWDDKEAYKHIGGANSWAGFSLDEQKGILFAPIGSASFDHYGGRRTGNSLYANCLVALNAATGKRIWHFQTVHHDVWDRDLPTAPVLLTITKGGKKIDAVAQVTKTGFVFILDRNTGLPIYPVEEKPVPAVSGLLGEKLSPTQPVPTLPKPFVRQVFLEKDLNNIVPASSYEMIKEKLAGYNTGNMFNPPSLQGTISFPGTDGGAEWGGPAYDPTTGLLYVNASEVPWAVAMRETGNPIVSVRTKQPAAIKQPRKTAPSNETIRMAGKRLYIANCMGCHGADRSGAGNIPSLIAINKKYKQTEFLQLIAAGRRMMPGFGHLPESQRKAIAAFVLDIKTDQNKKFVPSGQAEDEWFKMPYLTRLNNKFLTKEGYPAVAPPWGTLSAINVNTGELVWKETLGDYPELKAKGIHSGTENYGGPTVTAGGLLFIAATSDSKMRAFNKKTGKLLWEFDLPACGFATPSVYELQGKQFLVIACGGGKLGKPSGDSYMAFALPDNK, from the coding sequence ATGAAAGCGTATTACTTTATAGGAACCGGATTCGTTATCCTATGTATTTTGATGATCCACGTCTCATTTAAGCCAGATAATGAAAAGTCATATCAAGGATGGAAAGTTTACGGCGGGAATAATGAGCATAATCATTATTCTTCTTTAACGGACATTGATACCAACAATGTTTCAAAACTGCAGGTAGCGTGGCAATACCATACGCAAGATGCTGGTAACCTTACACAGATACAGGTAAATCCGATAATCATTGATGGGATTTTGTATGGGGTATCCCCGAAGTTAAAATTATTTGCGGTGGACGCTGCAACAGGCAAAGAAAGGTGGTCATTTGATCCGGTGCCGGTGAAGTCAGAAGGTCCGGTGGGTGCTTTTTTTAATATGAATGTTTGTCGTGGAGTCACTTACTACAAGGGAGGAGAGAATGATCAAAGGATCTTTTATTCAGCATCGTCAAATCTATATTGTATTAATGCCTCTACGGGGAAACCCGTTACCAGTTTTGGTGAATCAGGAAAGATTGATTTACATGATAACTTAGGCCGAGATGTAAAGAATCTTTACGTAGCATCAACCAGTCCCGGCACTATTTATAAAAATTTGATCATTGTAGGTACAAGAGTATCAGAAGATGCAGCAGCGGCACCCGGTCATATCAGAGCTTACGATGTACACACCGGAGCGTTACGCTGGATATTTCATACTATACCACAACCGGGAGAGTATGGGTATAACACATGGGATGATAAGGAAGCATATAAGCATATTGGAGGCGCCAATTCATGGGCTGGTTTTAGCCTGGATGAACAAAAGGGGATTTTATTTGCCCCCATTGGTTCGGCTTCTTTTGATCACTATGGTGGCAGAAGAACAGGTAATAGCCTTTACGCTAATTGCCTGGTTGCGTTAAATGCAGCGACAGGAAAGCGTATCTGGCATTTTCAAACAGTACATCATGATGTTTGGGACAGGGATCTGCCAACTGCTCCGGTATTATTAACAATAACAAAAGGTGGAAAAAAAATAGATGCTGTAGCTCAAGTCACTAAAACCGGCTTCGTTTTTATCCTTGATAGAAACACCGGTTTGCCAATTTACCCGGTTGAGGAAAAACCGGTACCGGCGGTGAGTGGATTGCTGGGAGAGAAATTATCACCCACACAGCCGGTTCCAACGCTTCCAAAACCTTTCGTTCGTCAGGTTTTTTTAGAAAAAGACCTCAATAATATTGTTCCGGCATCTTCCTATGAGATGATTAAAGAAAAGCTCGCGGGGTACAATACCGGAAATATGTTCAATCCTCCCTCCTTGCAGGGAACGATAAGTTTTCCAGGTACCGATGGTGGTGCTGAATGGGGTGGACCGGCATATGATCCCACTACTGGGCTACTCTATGTAAACGCAAGTGAAGTACCCTGGGCGGTGGCCATGCGGGAAACGGGGAACCCGATCGTATCAGTGAGAACAAAGCAGCCCGCGGCGATAAAGCAGCCCAGAAAAACGGCACCATCTAATGAAACCATCAGGATGGCCGGAAAAAGACTATACATAGCAAATTGCATGGGATGTCACGGTGCAGATAGATCAGGCGCAGGCAATATTCCATCACTTATCGCAATCAATAAAAAATACAAGCAAACCGAATTCTTGCAACTTATAGCTGCTGGACGAAGAATGATGCCGGGTTTCGGCCACTTGCCTGAAAGTCAACGGAAAGCTATTGCCGCGTTTGTACTTGATATCAAGACGGATCAAAACAAAAAATTTGTTCCATCGGGACAAGCCGAAGACGAATGGTTTAAGATGCCTTACCTGACCCGTTTAAATAATAAATTTTTAACAAAAGAGGGGTACCCAGCTGTCGCGCCACCATGGGGGACATTAAGTGCAATTAACGTAAACACCGGTGAACTGGTTTGGAAGGAAACGTTGGGAGATTATCCCGAACTTAAGGCAAAAGGCATACATTCAGGAACCGAGAATTATGGAGGACCAACCGTTACAGCTGGTGGCCTTTTATTTATAGCGGCAACAAGCGATTCAAAAATGAGGGCTTTCAACAAGAAGACCGGTAAATTATTGTGGGAGTTTGATTTGCCGGCTTGCGGTTTTGCGACACCGTCCGTGTATGAATTACAGGGGAAACAGTTTT
- a CDS encoding alpha-rhamnosidase: MPKFKLTCIFFVVLSWAQPLTILKAQSSKTNVAFNGKTVPEKIWQASWICSSADPGKEYGVYYFRKKIELITKPEAFMVKVSADNRYKLYVNGTLVSIGPARGDLFYWNYETVDLAPYLSRGVNDVCAIVWNDGDYRPEAQISLRTAFIIQGEGPAESVVNSGRSWKCLRSAAYSPLPGIGYPAWYIVDPGEIVDMKKMTKGWLEPAFDDNDWPAAKSIDRGKPKGTPDAAGWMLVRSSLPQMERTLQRTPALRNAEGIPLPDSFPLVKKAVTIPPHTYATLLLDQTFLTTAYLTLKFSGGKDAGISLTYAEAPFDQLNAFGGKKGNRNQIQGKVIAGRRDSIVSDGSEGQTFETRYWRTFRYIRLSVFTQDSPLIIDDIFGTFTAYPFRLNSSLETEDEEMKKILDIGWRTARLDALETYMDCPYYEQLQYIGDTRIQALISYYNSGDDRLARNAINQMDHSRIAEGLTFSRHPSFTPQVISTFSLWYIGVLHDYWMYRPDNDFIKDKLPGERSVLDFFNRYQQADGSLRNVPYWNFVDWAKGKNWKQGVPPIGKSGGSAILDLQLLLAYQLAADMEAKLGLASFATLYKGKAEQLKKSIREHYWDRFKQLYADNEDKDLFSQHTNSLAILAGLGNKSEWLAISKKILKDSSLTACTIYFKYYLHQALVKAGLGNDYMNWLDIWRKNISNGLTTWAETSDLDYTRSDCHAWGASPNIEFYRTVLGIDSYAPGFTKVKIEPHLGNSSWNDIGGEIPHPKGKISVKYLHKANYQDINIVLPSETSGILIWKGVAYPLVSGENKFKYVGHVMKSSQKIIR, from the coding sequence ATGCCAAAATTTAAACTCACCTGTATTTTTTTTGTTGTCCTGTCATGGGCGCAGCCCTTAACTATCCTGAAGGCTCAGTCCTCAAAAACTAATGTAGCATTTAACGGGAAAACCGTTCCTGAGAAAATATGGCAAGCTTCCTGGATCTGTTCATCAGCCGATCCGGGGAAAGAATATGGTGTTTATTATTTCAGGAAAAAAATTGAACTCATTACGAAGCCTGAAGCATTCATGGTTAAAGTTTCTGCTGATAACCGGTATAAATTATATGTAAATGGCACGCTGGTTTCCATCGGTCCTGCACGGGGGGACTTATTCTATTGGAATTATGAAACCGTTGACCTCGCTCCGTATTTAAGCCGGGGAGTAAACGATGTATGCGCGATTGTTTGGAACGATGGGGACTACCGGCCCGAGGCCCAAATTTCGCTGAGAACCGCTTTTATCATACAGGGAGAGGGCCCGGCTGAATCGGTAGTCAATTCGGGGCGTTCGTGGAAATGTTTGAGGAGCGCTGCCTATTCGCCGCTACCCGGCATTGGCTACCCGGCCTGGTATATCGTTGATCCGGGCGAAATCGTTGATATGAAGAAAATGACAAAAGGATGGTTGGAGCCTGCTTTTGATGATAACGACTGGCCTGCTGCAAAATCGATTGACCGGGGAAAACCAAAAGGCACTCCAGACGCAGCTGGTTGGATGTTGGTCCGATCTTCCCTTCCGCAGATGGAACGGACTTTACAACGGACTCCGGCACTGAGGAATGCCGAAGGTATTCCTTTACCGGATTCATTTCCCCTTGTTAAAAAGGCGGTTACGATCCCGCCTCATACTTATGCAACTTTATTGCTTGATCAGACTTTCCTGACCACTGCATATTTAACTTTAAAATTTAGCGGTGGAAAAGATGCCGGTATTTCCCTCACTTATGCTGAAGCCCCTTTTGATCAGTTGAATGCATTCGGGGGCAAAAAGGGTAACCGTAACCAAATACAGGGGAAGGTGATCGCAGGAAGACGGGACAGTATCGTTTCGGATGGTTCTGAAGGCCAAACTTTTGAAACCCGCTACTGGAGGACCTTCCGGTATATCCGGTTAAGCGTGTTTACGCAGGATAGTCCGCTCATAATCGATGATATATTCGGCACTTTTACCGCTTACCCGTTCCGTTTGAATTCCAGCCTGGAAACGGAAGACGAAGAAATGAAGAAGATACTCGATATCGGCTGGCGTACGGCAAGGCTTGATGCTTTGGAAACGTATATGGATTGCCCTTATTACGAACAGCTCCAATATATTGGGGATACACGAATACAAGCCCTGATCTCCTATTATAACAGCGGCGACGACCGCCTTGCCCGGAATGCGATCAATCAGATGGACCATTCCCGTATCGCGGAAGGCCTTACTTTTAGCAGACACCCTTCTTTTACCCCTCAGGTTATTTCAACCTTTTCACTTTGGTATATAGGGGTTCTTCATGATTATTGGATGTACCGCCCAGATAATGATTTTATCAAGGATAAGCTGCCCGGCGAAAGGTCCGTGCTCGATTTCTTTAACAGGTACCAGCAGGCAGACGGATCTTTAAGAAATGTGCCTTATTGGAATTTTGTAGACTGGGCGAAGGGTAAAAACTGGAAGCAGGGGGTGCCGCCCATCGGGAAATCCGGCGGCTCTGCGATTTTAGACCTACAGCTATTGCTGGCTTATCAACTTGCTGCAGATATGGAAGCGAAGCTCGGGTTGGCGTCATTTGCAACATTATACAAAGGTAAAGCCGAGCAGCTTAAAAAGTCCATCCGCGAGCATTATTGGGACCGTTTCAAACAACTTTATGCAGATAATGAAGATAAGGATCTGTTTTCTCAGCACACCAATTCGCTTGCGATTCTTGCTGGTCTCGGAAATAAGTCGGAATGGCTGGCAATCAGCAAAAAAATATTAAAAGATTCGTCATTAACTGCGTGTACTATCTATTTTAAATACTATTTGCACCAGGCGCTTGTGAAAGCGGGGCTGGGTAATGATTATATGAATTGGCTGGATATCTGGCGTAAGAATATTTCTAACGGTTTGACCACCTGGGCGGAAACTTCAGACCTCGATTACACCCGGTCCGACTGCCACGCCTGGGGCGCAAGTCCGAATATAGAATTTTACAGAACTGTTTTGGGGATAGATAGTTATGCCCCTGGATTCACAAAAGTTAAAATTGAACCACATTTGGGAAACAGCTCGTGGAATGATATCGGCGGTGAGATCCCGCACCCTAAAGGAAAAATTTCAGTTAAATACCTGCATAAAGCCAATTATCAGGATATTAATATTGTTCTACCGTCAGAAACTTCCGGAATCTTGATATGGAAAGGAGTAGCTTATCCATTGGTGTCGGGTGAAAATAAATTTAAATATGTCGGGCATGTGATGAAGTCATCTCAAAAAATTATCAGGTAG
- a CDS encoding cellulase family glycosylhydrolase: MKKRFIFALCLFCCYVFFSTQLWAQKRSLHPAGNQVKLCRTSGTQILDPDNRPIRLKGANLGNWLVPEGYMFKTDQVGAPAQINQLLLELIGPDSTAAFWDRYLNNYITHDDIRFLGKIGCNHIRLPFHYQLFTGDLYLGKRNAGFEYIDRVINWCREEKLYVLLDMHCAPGGQTGYNIDDSSGYPWLFFSRSSQDQMAGIWTKIAAHYKNEPVVIGYDVVNEPFASYFNDVVKDYNHRLFLIYKRMVSAIRKLDKKHIIFLSGSNWALDFRVFETLPDNNIVYEFHKYHFTIKQEAIQQYIDFGNKNHVPVYIGETGENTDEWVKQFTKLLDENQMNWAYWPYKKMDDSRGIMNFKQPADYALISAYAKSDRSSYENMRKNMPDREKVRKALNEFLENARFKNNFPNKGYIEGLGF, encoded by the coding sequence ATGAAAAAGCGATTCATTTTTGCCTTGTGTCTCTTTTGTTGCTATGTTTTTTTTTCAACCCAACTTTGGGCTCAAAAAAGGTCGCTTCATCCGGCAGGAAACCAGGTTAAGCTCTGCAGAACAAGCGGAACGCAAATCCTGGATCCTGATAATCGTCCGATCAGGTTAAAAGGTGCGAACCTTGGAAATTGGCTGGTACCCGAAGGCTACATGTTCAAAACAGACCAGGTGGGAGCTCCAGCCCAGATTAACCAGCTTCTGTTGGAGCTGATCGGCCCTGACAGTACCGCTGCCTTTTGGGACAGGTACCTTAACAACTACATAACTCATGATGATATAAGGTTCCTTGGAAAAATCGGATGCAATCACATCAGGCTGCCGTTCCATTACCAGCTTTTTACCGGCGATCTGTATTTGGGAAAGCGAAATGCCGGGTTTGAGTACATCGACCGGGTGATCAATTGGTGCCGGGAGGAAAAGCTTTATGTACTATTGGATATGCATTGCGCACCCGGGGGTCAAACAGGCTATAATATCGATGATAGTTCAGGATATCCCTGGTTGTTTTTTAGCCGATCAAGCCAGGACCAAATGGCAGGTATCTGGACGAAAATTGCAGCTCATTATAAGAACGAACCTGTAGTAATAGGTTATGATGTTGTTAATGAGCCGTTCGCCAGTTATTTTAACGACGTGGTGAAAGATTACAACCATCGATTGTTTTTAATCTATAAAAGAATGGTATCCGCCATCAGGAAGTTGGATAAAAAGCACATCATATTTTTGAGCGGTTCCAACTGGGCCCTGGATTTCCGGGTTTTCGAGACCCTGCCCGATAATAACATCGTTTATGAATTTCATAAATACCATTTTACCATCAAACAGGAAGCCATCCAGCAATACATAGATTTTGGAAACAAAAACCATGTGCCGGTTTATATTGGGGAAACTGGTGAGAATACAGATGAGTGGGTTAAGCAATTTACGAAGCTGCTTGACGAAAATCAAATGAACTGGGCTTACTGGCCTTATAAGAAAATGGACGATTCGCGCGGCATCATGAACTTTAAACAGCCTGCGGACTATGCGCTGATTTCCGCTTATGCTAAAAGTGACAGGAGTTCTTATGAAAATATGCGGAAGAACATGCCCGACAGGGAAAAGGTACGGAAAGCCCTGAACGAATTTTTGGAAAATGCCCGGTTCAAGAATAATTTTCCAAATAAGGGCTATATCGAGGGATTGGGGTTTTAA
- a CDS encoding RagB/SusD family nutrient uptake outer membrane protein has translation MKKYKSLFKYLVILGVIFSSCKKSFLEKAPESSLAAGSIKSAQDAENLLNGAYNKLATVSYYQYDNFMLTDGKSDNCYVNGDNVTAEQPLENFTYTSSNAAIQGAWTYLFGHVTAANAVTDNIPPINDPSWAGTNRKEQILGEARFLRALAYYNLVTEFGGVPIILSVTNNGNFYPARNTAAEVYAQIIADLKFAEGVLPETPFNGQAGRATAGAADALLAKTYAQMGDYTNCLTYCNKVISGGKYSLVSDYSKLFGRTNKNTPESIFEVQAPSGGSPYNFFGPELFVWVAADQYPKRDIGSFDLIQAFKAAGDQGIRYKSTFNWQIANASFNMPLNAWDAAAPIPFIVKLPDAEGFASSDNLLLIRYADILLLAAEANNQLGNTGTAITLMNQVRTRANLPGTIATTKTELALAILNERRLELAHEQVRWNDLLRADANGTINLVTLMNSQVNSHGANLNYNLNADKHQFVYPIPLQDIQLNKNLTQNPGY, from the coding sequence ATGAAAAAATATAAATCATTATTCAAGTATTTGGTAATCCTTGGAGTAATCTTCTCTTCCTGTAAAAAGAGCTTTTTGGAGAAAGCGCCTGAATCGAGTTTAGCAGCAGGATCTATCAAATCGGCCCAGGACGCTGAGAATCTTTTGAACGGCGCATATAACAAACTGGCTACTGTTAGTTATTATCAATACGATAATTTTATGCTGACTGACGGCAAGTCGGATAACTGCTATGTCAACGGGGATAATGTGACTGCAGAACAACCCCTGGAAAATTTCACCTATACTTCATCAAATGCGGCGATACAGGGCGCTTGGACTTATCTCTTTGGCCATGTTACTGCTGCCAATGCGGTTACCGATAACATTCCGCCGATCAATGATCCTTCATGGGCAGGAACAAACAGGAAAGAGCAGATCCTGGGAGAGGCCCGCTTCCTGCGCGCACTAGCGTACTACAACCTGGTAACTGAGTTCGGCGGTGTTCCGATCATTTTGTCAGTGACCAATAACGGGAACTTCTACCCGGCAAGAAACACTGCCGCTGAAGTTTACGCACAGATCATTGCTGATCTGAAATTTGCTGAGGGTGTATTGCCTGAAACGCCATTTAACGGACAGGCCGGGCGCGCTACAGCAGGTGCTGCAGATGCATTGCTCGCAAAAACCTATGCCCAAATGGGAGATTATACGAATTGCCTGACCTATTGCAATAAGGTGATCAGTGGCGGTAAATATTCCCTGGTTAGTGATTATTCCAAATTGTTCGGTAGGACAAACAAAAATACACCAGAATCGATTTTTGAAGTTCAGGCCCCTTCCGGCGGCAGTCCGTATAATTTTTTTGGACCTGAACTGTTCGTCTGGGTTGCTGCCGATCAGTATCCCAAACGCGATATCGGGTCCTTTGATCTGATCCAGGCATTCAAGGCAGCCGGGGACCAGGGCATACGTTACAAGTCTACATTCAACTGGCAGATTGCAAATGCTTCTTTCAATATGCCGCTTAATGCGTGGGATGCGGCAGCACCGATCCCATTCATCGTCAAATTGCCGGATGCCGAAGGCTTTGCCAGCTCTGATAATCTTTTATTGATTCGTTACGCCGATATCCTGTTGCTTGCCGCGGAAGCCAATAACCAGCTGGGCAACACCGGTACTGCCATAACGCTAATGAATCAGGTGCGCACAAGGGCCAATTTGCCGGGCACTATCGCAACGACCAAAACCGAACTGGCGCTGGCCATACTAAATGAGAGAAGGCTCGAACTTGCGCATGAGCAGGTTCGCTGGAATGACCTCTTGCGTGCTGATGCTAACGGAACCATAAACCTGGTAACACTGATGAACAGTCAGGTCAATTCCCACGGCGCAAATCTGAACTACAACCTGAACGCTGATAAACATCAGTTCGTATATCCTATCCCACTTCAAGACATTCAGCTCAATAAAAATTTAACCCAGAACCCTGGTTATTAA
- a CDS encoding TonB-dependent receptor — MKFLLFANSAVPKGCRMPIISIVRIMRYTTITLAIIFTSCGILMAGSSKGQDIETTEVQMSITNKSLEYSFKQIEKQTTFRFAYKREDIKSYKQLTIKDGTYAVSKLLRLLLAQTELEFRQENSYILIEPKLQTAGIIQSGQAQDLTVKGKITDVKGIPLAGVTVKPKDGTGGVVSAADGTYSIKIANGDGTLVFSFIGFVTQELHVNNRTTLDVVLQESNQALSEVVVVGYGSQKKKDITSAISTVSTRDISSRPIVSAVEAITGKSAGVQVSIPSGAPGGDLSVKIRGIGSPNGGEPLYVVDGVLANDIRAIDPNTIESMSILKDASAAGIYGAAGSTNGVVIITTKHGTKGKPRTDINFYTGMQQIVKKLSVLNNAQFLSLQKEITGADLKIPAYYDLTNTNNNWQDQVYHNAMQTGVNMSTSGGSEKGTFYLGGGYLNQDGIIVGSSYKRYSAKFSAEQNATDWLKIGGDFSYNRTTQRTVTDNASANFGGVVIAALVTPQYIPVRMPTGSPNPGVYGTSNFYSGENPISDIYNNTNKTIGNNLLGNVYTDVKLPFDLKYRSQLNVIVENSKYDYFQDPYSSLSGLSNAGTGRTNYSEVSRWAWDNTLTYNKILGRHSINVVAGTSALEEKIGTSNASGNGFSSNAVQTLNGASSNFVIGSGNFQWSTNSYFGRVNYSYNDRYLLTATFRRDGSSRVGNNVVWGNFPAVSAGWRVSSEDFMKDVTWVQNLKIRAGWGETGNLPPFTMLYPSYSLLNAGSPYAYGGGAAIPGINPSGQFGNPNLKWESAQQTNIGFDASFFQSRVTLTVDYYHKKVRDLIFTQQLPLTTGGSFTALNLPGNDINKGVELGIEADVLKGSSFSWSTNFNASYNKNLISGIDPTISFQTGPLTIGGSKAPIYTQIIKNGYPLGTFWGYQTKGVDPQTGNFVYSDNPQNLGSAIPKYNFGFSNTFTYQALSLSVLMDAVQGNKVYNATRMETEALSGYTNESTDVLRRWEKPGDITDIPRALGNGTTNTAAAALLQSRIASNYLEDGSFIRMRNVTLSYQFDKGFLKTLGLAGAKFYVSAQNLFIISKYKGYYPEVNGYGLGTNNQAVNAGAGVSLLSLGVDRGTYPPAKIFTAGINVQF, encoded by the coding sequence ATGAAATTTTTATTGTTCGCCAATTCGGCCGTTCCTAAGGGATGCCGGATGCCGATTATCTCTATTGTGCGTATTATGCGGTACACAACCATTACACTTGCCATAATCTTTACTTCTTGCGGAATTTTAATGGCCGGAAGCAGCAAAGGCCAGGATATTGAAACGACAGAGGTCCAGATGTCCATTACCAACAAGAGCCTGGAATATTCTTTTAAACAAATTGAAAAGCAAACTACATTTCGCTTTGCCTATAAACGTGAAGATATCAAATCCTATAAGCAGCTGACCATCAAGGACGGTACCTATGCCGTTTCAAAATTGCTGAGGCTTCTACTGGCCCAAACCGAACTTGAATTCAGGCAGGAAAATAGTTATATCCTGATCGAGCCGAAACTGCAAACGGCAGGCATTATCCAGTCAGGGCAGGCTCAGGATTTAACGGTGAAAGGTAAGATCACAGATGTGAAGGGAATCCCTTTAGCCGGAGTTACGGTCAAACCCAAAGACGGCACAGGTGGTGTAGTCAGTGCGGCGGATGGCACTTATTCCATTAAAATAGCCAATGGAGACGGTACCCTGGTGTTTAGTTTCATTGGTTTTGTTACCCAGGAGCTCCATGTTAATAACCGTACTACGCTTGATGTGGTTTTACAGGAAAGTAACCAGGCTTTAAGCGAGGTGGTCGTGGTAGGTTACGGTAGCCAAAAGAAAAAGGATATCACGTCTGCGATTTCAACGGTAAGTACCAGGGATATTTCCAGCAGGCCCATTGTCAGTGCTGTTGAGGCTATAACAGGCAAATCAGCCGGTGTCCAGGTATCAATCCCTTCCGGTGCGCCGGGCGGTGACCTGTCCGTAAAGATCCGCGGTATAGGATCACCAAACGGGGGGGAGCCTTTATATGTAGTTGACGGCGTACTGGCAAATGATATCAGGGCGATCGACCCGAATACTATTGAATCTATGAGTATCCTCAAGGATGCATCCGCGGCTGGTATTTATGGTGCAGCAGGTTCAACCAATGGGGTGGTGATCATCACCACCAAACATGGGACCAAAGGAAAACCGAGGACGGATATTAACTTTTATACGGGTATGCAACAAATTGTTAAGAAATTGTCTGTACTTAACAATGCCCAGTTCCTGTCCTTGCAAAAGGAAATTACCGGTGCCGACCTTAAGATTCCGGCTTATTATGATCTTACAAATACCAATAATAACTGGCAGGACCAGGTTTATCACAACGCTATGCAGACAGGGGTGAATATGAGCACTTCAGGCGGCTCTGAAAAAGGCACATTTTACCTCGGGGGCGGATATTTGAACCAGGACGGTATCATTGTCGGTTCAAGCTACAAAAGGTATTCAGCCAAGTTCAGCGCGGAACAAAATGCAACCGACTGGTTGAAGATAGGGGGTGATTTCAGCTATAACCGCACCACTCAAAGAACAGTTACCGATAACGCGTCGGCTAATTTTGGCGGTGTTGTCATAGCAGCGCTGGTAACACCACAATATATACCGGTGAGGATGCCGACAGGCAGCCCTAATCCTGGAGTTTACGGTACCAGTAATTTCTATTCCGGTGAAAACCCCATATCGGATATTTATAATAATACAAACAAGACAATCGGAAACAATTTGCTGGGTAACGTGTACACCGATGTGAAACTACCATTCGATTTGAAATACCGCAGCCAACTGAACGTTATTGTGGAAAACTCAAAATATGATTATTTTCAGGATCCCTATAGCAGTTTGAGCGGGCTGTCAAATGCCGGTACCGGCAGGACCAATTATTCCGAAGTTTCACGTTGGGCATGGGACAATACGCTGACTTATAACAAGATTTTAGGCCGCCATTCTATTAATGTTGTAGCAGGAACATCTGCATTGGAAGAAAAAATCGGTACATCTAATGCTTCTGGTAATGGTTTTTCCAGCAATGCGGTACAAACCCTGAATGGCGCGAGCTCTAATTTTGTGATCGGTTCCGGCAATTTTCAGTGGTCTACGAATTCGTATTTCGGAAGAGTAAATTATTCTTATAATGACCGCTATCTACTGACCGCTACTTTTCGGCGGGACGGCTCGTCAAGGGTTGGAAATAACGTCGTATGGGGCAATTTCCCGGCGGTATCCGCAGGCTGGCGGGTATCCAGCGAAGACTTTATGAAGGATGTGACCTGGGTTCAGAACCTGAAGATCCGGGCTGGTTGGGGCGAAACAGGTAACCTGCCGCCTTTTACCATGTTATACCCTTCTTATAGCTTGTTGAATGCTGGCTCGCCTTACGCTTACGGCGGCGGTGCGGCAATCCCGGGCATCAACCCAAGCGGCCAGTTTGGAAACCCAAACCTGAAATGGGAATCAGCACAACAGACTAATATTGGTTTTGATGCAAGCTTTTTTCAAAGCCGCGTAACATTAACGGTCGATTATTACCACAAAAAGGTCAGGGACCTCATCTTTACGCAACAATTACCTTTGACAACAGGCGGTTCATTTACCGCGCTGAATTTGCCGGGTAATGATATCAATAAAGGAGTTGAACTTGGCATCGAGGCTGATGTTCTGAAAGGCAGCAGCTTTTCCTGGAGTACCAATTTTAATGCGTCATACAATAAAAACCTGATCTCCGGGATAGATCCGACAATCTCTTTTCAAACAGGCCCCTTGACCATCGGGGGCAGCAAGGCTCCTATTTACACCCAGATTATTAAGAATGGTTATCCATTGGGTACATTTTGGGGATACCAGACCAAGGGTGTTGATCCGCAGACAGGTAATTTTGTTTATAGCGACAACCCGCAAAACCTGGGTTCTGCTATCCCTAAATACAATTTCGGATTTTCGAACACCTTCACTTATCAAGCACTTAGTCTGTCTGTCCTGATGGATGCCGTGCAGGGAAATAAAGTTTATAACGCGACCAGGATGGAAACGGAAGCACTTTCCGGGTATACCAACGAGAGTACAGATGTATTAAGGCGCTGGGAAAAACCCGGTGATATTACCGATATTCCGAGGGCGCTTGGTAACGGTACGACCAATACCGCGGCCGCTGCATTATTGCAAAGCCGTATCGCTTCTAATTACCTGGAAGATGGCTCCTTCATTCGCATGAGGAACGTAACGCTAAGCTACCAATTTGATAAAGGTTTCCTGAAAACCCTTGGTTTGGCTGGGGCGAAATTTTATGTAAGCGCCCAGAACCTGTTCATCATATCTAAGTACAAAGGTTATTATCCCGAGGTGAACGGATATGGATTGGGAACAAATAACCAGGCGGTGAACGCCGGGGCAGGTGTTTCCTTACTTTCGCTGGGAGTTGACAGGGGCACTTATCCGCCAGCGAAAATCTTCACGGCTGGCATCAATGTTCAATTTTAA